The following proteins are encoded in a genomic region of Diadema setosum chromosome 10, eeDiaSeto1, whole genome shotgun sequence:
- the LOC140233729 gene encoding ileal sodium/bile acid cotransporter-like, whose protein sequence is MEYGQYATDVTVIWITGSTVPSTTMPNITGNDTTANPPNDGGVNLTLASQILATSALVLMMLSMGVTIDFKHLKETFRHPAGFFIGMASQFILMPLIGFCLSLALKLEVAGALSVLILACCPGGTLSNVFTYWTNGDVCLSVSMTTVSTAAAIGMMPLNLFIYSRVWTSESAVIPYLDIFTTLITILIPVSFGMFLHWWKEAWTTWISRISLTLAVIATIGSLAVSILLNPSFHKAGWGLWLCSIILPALGFAIGYGFALLLRQPHAKCRAIAFETGSQNVGLAWTLTLLSFVDSPLFLDMLFYPILYTFFIHLEPLVLVGLYRCVVYMRRGKEEDTGDNIEIVRVESKGLEANGSEIKGDISDSAYSQEVDTEVGNTPNKSVEK, encoded by the exons ATGGAATACGGGCAGTATGCTACGGACGTGACTGTTATCTGGATCACCGGGTCGACTGTGCCGTCTACGACAATGCCAAATATTACTGGAAATGACACCACTGCTAACCCTCCAAATGATGGTGGAGTGAATCTAACATTGGCGTCACAGATTTTGGCCACTTCAGCATTGGTGCTGATGATGCTGTCAATGGGCGTGACCATTGACTTTAAGCACCTTAAAGAAACG TTTCGTCATCCCGCCGGATTTTTCATCGGCATGGCGTCACAGTTTATACTGATGCCTCTCATCGGGTTCTGCCTCAGCCTGGCCTTGAAACTTGAAGTGGCCGGCGCCCTATCGGTCCTCATACTGGCATGCTGCCCAGGTGGTACCCTTTCTAATGTTTTTACGTACTGGACGAATGGGGACGTGTGTCTtag tgtttccatgacaacggTTTCCACAGCTGCCGCCATAGGGATGATGCCTCTTAATCTCTTTATCTACTCTCGAGTGTGGACCAGTGAGTCAGCGGTGATCCCTTACCTTGATATTTTTACAACCCTCATCACTATCTTGATCCCAGTTTCCTTTGGAATGTTCCTGCACTGGTGGAAAGAGGCCTGGACAACATGGATTTCACGA ATATCCTTGACTCTAGCGGTTATTGCAACTATCGGATCCCTTGCCGTCAGCATACTTCTCAATCCCTCTTTCCACAAAGCCGGGTGGGGACTGTGGCTGTGTTCCATTATTCTTCCTGCCCTGGGCTTCGCCATAGGCTACGGGTTCGCCCTCTTGCTCAGACAGCCTCACGCCAAGTGCCGTGCTATCGCCTTCGAGACCGGCTCCCAGAACGTGGGACTTGCCTGGACCTTGACACTACTCTCCTTTGTCGATTCACCACTCTTCCTAGATATGCTCTTCTACCCAATTCTCTACACATTCTTTATCCATCTTGAACCCCTTGTACTGGTCGGGTTGTACAGATGCGTTGTATATATGCGGAGAGGCAAAGAGGAGGATACTGGAGACAACATTGAAATAGTTCGAGTCGAGTCCAAGGGCTTGGAGGCCAATGGCAGTGAAATAAAAGGCGACATTAGTGACTCAGCTTACAGTCAGGAGGTGGACACAGAAGTTGGAAACACGCCAAATAAATcagttgaaaaatga